The DNA sequence CATAGGAAAATCATCTACACGATTAACATAAAAGACCACCGGTTGGACTGCTTGTTGCTACACTCCATGAATATGAAGAATCTTGCCAACTTACCAAGTTATGCTCTTGATAAACAATCGTTTCAGCAGCAAGCATCTCAGTGTAAAGCCATGCATGTTTTGAGATGAGACGGGCGAGGGTCCTATAGTGATGGTCTGTCCATTCCATCATTGGAGCAACACTGTGAATAGAGAACCTCGTGGATCACTATACATCAGAACATGGTTCAAAACAATAGAAAGGAACAAATAGCGAAGGTACCTAAACAGAGGAGGAAAATAGCGTCCGGAAACCATTAGAGTTTTCGCACTCAGTTGATGCTTTAGAGCGTCAGCTGATATGTTCCTTGAATTGGCTGGATTCCAACAAAATCGAATTCTGCGAGGGTTTTTAAGAATAATAGAATGAGTAGGAGTAAATGATGCTATCAAAGTATATCCCCCAAACCTCATCATCTCTTTGATCAGATCAAGGCCTGCTCCTTAGGGTACCTATTCAAGAAAAGAGAAGTACTTACACACGGGGAACGTGTGGATGGAGTAATCTCACTTAAATTCACATGCCCACTTTCTACCTTATACAAGCATTTTCCTATACCGTACATGGATACATCAGGTTTGACCTTCGTTGACTCCAATATTGAGTCCCATCATGCTACAAGATGCAtcctcactattttttttttttttacaactggAAAAGGCCAACCTCCGGGCGAGCAGACACATTTGAGGCTGAGCAACTATCAACTCTCTAATGTCTCCAATTACAGAAACAACATTTCCAAGAGTCTGCTCACTGTTTAATACTGCCTAcaagccgagagagagagagagagagagagagagagagagaacctttcGCAAATATAACAAATTCAAACAGCAGCTTTCCTTGGAAAGCAAAGAGACAACATTAAAGAGAACACGCAACTATAACCCAGAAATTCGCTCAGAAGTATAACGAACTAAAGATTGGTCCCTTGGAGCACCAAAACACAGTGGCATTTAATCAAACAGCTAGAGAACACTTGTATCCCCAACACCTAAGCTCCCTCGTAGAACACAAACATTCGTGCAAGAGTATAGATGAATGAGACAGAGAATTACATGGTCAATGATACTCTCCGGTAACTCTGGAGGAGCTTGGCAGCTTTAGCTCCGAAACAAGGGTTCCTGACTCCAAAAAGCTTTGGCCTTTTCGCTCTCTTCCATGCATATAAAAACACATCTTCTCCGGCTTATCTGCGGCCATTGGGCGAGATGCGATTCTTTTGGGCCGGGCCGTGATGGGCCCTTTCCCATCATCCTAATGAAGTCCATTCACTTGAGTCGATCGAGCTGCATCCGGTCATTCGTGTGGTGCATAAAGAACTACCCAAGAAAtccgccttttctttttcttatcgtCACTGGCATTACAGAGAACTTCCCATGGCTGGTCTCAGCTTCAATCCCACCAGAGTGAGAACCCCTCCTCTACAACTTCACCAACCCATCTCCAATTTCGCCTCTTTCCCGAACTTCACCGATTTCCCTCATCGTACTCCTCGAGGCCTCGCCAAAAACCAGCGACTCTTGCTCCGGTTTCAGCTTAACTCAGTGTCTCAAAGCTCCGTTTCAGCAGAGAAGGAACTCGAACTCAACGAGGAAGAAAAAGGTCAAGAAGATGATGACCCAACAGCAGAACTGAGCTACCTTGACCCAGAAACCGATCCGGAGAGCATATCGGAGTGGGAACTTGATTTTTGCTCGAGGCCCATTCTTGATATAAGAGGCAAGAAGGTGTGGGAGCTGGTGGTGTGTGACAATTCGCTTTCTCTTCAATACACCAAGTATTTCCCTAATAATGTCATCAATAGCATCACTTTGAAGGAGGCTATCGTGTCCGTTAGTGATGAACTGGGCGTTCCTCTCCCAGAGAAGATTCGCTACTTCAGGTAATTTTATTGCATCGTGAACAAAACTCACATGGACATCAGTGGATGTAACCACTTACGTGCCTAGCAAACTACATGGCTGTGTTAATTCTTTCGTTCTGAGTGAGAACTTTGACTAAAAGCTTTTGTGTGTGGTCTAATAGGTCTCAGATGCAGACAATTATCACAAAGGCATGTAAGGAGCTCGGCATAAAGCCTGTTCCAAGTAAGCGGGTATGTACGATTCGCTAGTTGTTATGGTTCCATTTGTATCTTCATGTTATTTTGTTCACTTTTGAATCCCTTTAGTTGGGAACATTCACTAGTAGGATAAGCGAAAAAGAATTCTATCTTGTCTCTGTTGAAAATGTGAAATGAAGTTGGATGAGCATATTAAAAGTTCCTAAATTGTGAGGCAGCTACTAAGGTTTTGACATCTTATTGAATTAAAGTGAGTATGCATGAAGGACAAGAGGAGTAACTGGGGCTTTGTATTGAATACAAAGAACAGCCCATCTATTTGAGAGGAGCTTCCTTGTCAGCCACGCTAACGTCCTCTTCACCCCATCTTGCCGTGTTTCGTCTATCTTCATATGCCTCGTTTTCAGATAAGTGAAAAGCACTTTAGGATGTGATGGACATGGATGTGTTAACATGTTGCCACTGCTTCCTTTTTGCTTAACGTGTGATGTAGTTTCAgtgtcttccttttttcttcctttgggTATTGTTTCTGTGGTTTCTTTGGTATCTCATTTTGAAGAAATATTGTCTATACGTTAACGTTGCATACTTGATGTGTACTGACTTTTATTCAGTAATGTTTGTATACCAGTGTATATCACTACTACTCTGGCTAGAAGAGCGGTATGAGACGGTCTATACACGTCACCCGGGTTTTCAAAAAGGATCCAAGCCTCTTCTGGCTCTTGATAACCCTTTCCCAATGGAACTTCCTGAAAATCTGTTCGGTGAGAAGTGGGCATTTGTCCAATTACCGTACTCAGGTATGAACACTTCAGTCATAAGTGTCCTCATGAATTAACATTTAATTTTAAGGCATTACAATGATCCCTATAGATGCTTGTCAAGTTTAGAAACAAGTGTGTGTGCTCAGTCTTTATATCATGATATCCATTGTTTCCACATAAGAGCACACGCATTTTTGAACTCCTTCAGGTGATGTattgttctctttctttgcAGCTGTTTGTGAGGAAATCTCAGGCTTGGACACAAGATATGTGTTTGGTTCAGGTCTGGATTTGGATTTATTGGGCATCGAGATAGATGACAATACGTTGATACCAGGGTTGGCTGTTGCCTCTTCACGTGCAAAACCACTAGCAGGTGCATTCTTCTTCTGTATATCTCTTGGATGACATTAGCATGCTACTGATTCTGCAACATCCTACCAGAATCTTCACGTGATAATGGAGTATCTTGAGCTTCCATACTCACTTGAGATTCAGCACGGCAGTGTGTAGTTATGATAAAGGATCATCTGAGGTCCAATTTGGCATTGAGGAAAGGTTTATGAAGCTTGACTAATGGCAACTCCTCAAGTCCATGCATTATCAGATGAGGCTGATGTCCTAGGACTTATAGCCAGCGGCAAAGAGTGACTGCACCTAATATTCTGACATTTATTCCCAGTGGCTTTGATGTCCACCAATTAGCTGAACTGGGAATGAATCCAGATGATGCATTAATTGGAAAACGAGACTACAATATTAGTATGCGACAGTCCTTGTGAGATCGACAGAATTAAAAGTCACAGTTTGGTCTTCTCAGTACTCTATCTGTTAAtactattttttgtttaatgATGCATGGAATCATAGGTACATAAGTATTTTGTAGCTATGCTTGCGTGCATAGTGGCAGACTCGTAGTTGAGTTCATCTCTTCTTAACACTTAGTTGTATCTTAATAGCTATCTCTATTCTAACCATCATATTGGTCATCTGACTGTAATGACACTTCGCCTCGCAAGTTTTGAAATGCTATATTCGCTACAGCtctcaaaatttaattatatcattatttttattccacTGCCACAGCTTGGATGAATGGACTGGAAGTCTGTTCAATTGAAGCTGATACTGGTCGAGCCTGCTTGATTCTTTCGGTTGGAATTTCAACACGTTATGTTTACGCAACCTACAAGAAAACTCCCGTGATGACATCTGAAGCTGAAGCTTGGGAATCAGCAAAAAAGTCCTGTGGGGGCTTACATTTCCTCGCCATCCAAGAGGACCTGGATTCAGATGATTGTGTTGGATTTTGGCTGCTGCTAGACTTGCCACCGCCTCCTGTATAACCTTTAGCATCAACAACATCTATGTATTCTACGTTGAGTCTACATTTTCTGTTTTAATCTCTCTGACCTAGTATCTATCAAATTACGTATCAGATCCACGTTCatgcaaagaaagagaaatacaCCTAGAAAGGACACAAGATGGCATCATTGAGGAGCCTATTCGTATATTGGTTGCACTGATTAAAGGGTATGTGCTTCTAACGGAAAAAGGTGATAATTTGGAACGCAATTGGAACTAATTTGGCAGCAGAGGATTATTTGAGAGATTTTACGATTCTGCCACACGGTTTAAACCGCGTGGCGAAAAATGTCAACCGAATATGCTTACAAGGCGATCAGCGATCACGGAACTTGCACCCTGTTAGTCCTGGCTGGCGAAATTCTATGTCCAATGCCATGGTAAATTacagcaatcacaatcaaaattCTGATTCTTGTCACATTTTGTCAAGATTAGAGAGGCCCCTTCCTGTCATGGGGTGGAGaagattcaattttcaaaagtaaTGGTTTGTGAATAAAGAGTCACACACCGGCACTTTTCGTTGGGAAGGAATGTCAAAAAGTGAGCCACTTTAATACAACAGAGAGATCTTAGTGAGTTGCAAGTTGCAACGCATACCTTCAAGATCCTTCCCTCCATTATTACTAACAGGATTGGATTCTGGGAATAACGTACACATATCTCCAGCCTCTTACAACGATGAAGATGCTTAACTTCGCTATATTACTTTATTACCAAGGTTGCTTCGGCATGGACACCCAAGCATAGTAAGCACAAACAATCTTCTGCGATATGTACACATAAACAGCAAAAGATAAACTCATCAAAGTCAAATCTTTCCAGTCACCCTTCCTCTGTGGGCTCAAATTCTGCTTAAACCCCTTCCCTATCTTCTCAAAGCCATCTATAATTCCTGCAAAAGTCGGCTTCTTGctctgcttttctttcttcggCTTCTGCGTTGTGGGATCATCATGCTCTCGGTCATGGCCCAGGCAAGACACGGTGATAATGTGCTTGGAACAGTCGCCACTCTTGAGTTCCTGAATCGGAGTAGATCTGCTGCGGAAGTAGTGGTGATGGAGATAGAAGGAAGCCATGGACAAAAAAGCTCAGAACTTCTAGTAAAGGCCGGAACTTGGAAGTCTCTGGCTTATTGGAACAAGGGTGGGCAGAGGAGGTTGTAGGACATGGTGGGTCGGGTCTGTGCAGTGATCAAAGATGCAGGATTTGAAACCCCCCAGCGTCGATGAAGAAGATAAACCTTCCCTCACATCATTTTGAGAGAAGTTGGAGCGGAACGGGGAACGAAATGGGGAATCTACAAGGGATAGCCACAAGGAGAACGGATAAGCCGACCACgatgggccgggtcgggcctGTACCAGACCTGGTTCCAAGATCAAAAGTCCATTTTGGTTGCTCAAGAATGGATTGGAAAAGCCCTATTTGATCATCCAATCCGaatagaaaattgattatgtaatagttTTGGATGACTACTATACTTACAGTTCGTTTTGAgctataataaaataaataaataaataaataatttaaatattattataaagctcattttttaaaaaatttgtattttataatATATTATTATTCTCACAATGACTCAAAAGACTGTTATGTTAGTAAATTCTTTGTCAATAGTTGAGCACGGATTGAATTCCTCTAATCTTCCTACTTAAAAATCCAATAATCTATATCTATCGCTCAATTTCAGATCGATCGTTCGTTCTTCTCTACGCATCTATTAAAACAGTCGAGCACTTTCAGAAAATTGAGTAGTTGAATTTCTTAATaccaattttccttttgttttattgaAGGAGCCCTCTTTACTTACGCAATGATTGAACAAACAAACATTAGAAGAACCGGTGGGCGATGATAGTGCGTTGGATGGACACACATCCCCAGTCccactttttgatttttcattttcgtcTTATTGTTTTCTTCTTGGGAGACCACCAAAGTCAAAAAGTTCAGAGTGGGATTCAATGCGGGGGGTGCGCAGTGCGCACCTTGCGTACTCAAGTCCCTCttccactctccctctctctctctctgtgggccCGACGAACAGTGGTTAAGCTGCGTTGACTGATTTTCACTCCAACAATGACTTTTCTATGTTCCCCCAGTTTCCCCTTCCACAATTTGACCCGCAATACCTAATCTCGATCCAAATCTCTTGCCCTTCCACGTGTGAATCCACACTTCTCTTGCCCTAATCTCCACCATCTTCCTCTTCCTGCGCTTCTTTCCCTCCCCCTTTGGATCCATCCTCGCTCGTCGGTTCTCCTCTTCTGCCTTTGACTGGTTCCCTCGAATCTCGGCCCTGCTTGCAGGGATTCCCATGTTCCTTGCTTCCTTCGAGGTCCACATCCAAATGGGCGATTAGGGCTTTCTCCGGAATCCGCCGCGAGGTTTGGTCCCTTCGTAAAGCTCGAGTTTTTGGCTTGCCTGCTGGTGGAAGCGAAATCGACATGATCCCGGTGCTGGGGGTTGCGATTTCGGAGCCCAGCACCCTTCTTCGGCAGCTCCTTCTTTGAGTTGTTCCTTCATTTTTCCTCCCTCTCTTTTTATTACCTTTCTGTTTGGCGGGTTTGAAGGGGTTACATCATGAAGAAATTGAGGTCGAGCGACGATCTCGATTACTATGGCGACAAAAACATCTGTAAAGACTCGACTTCCAATCGCTCCTCCTCCACTTCCCACCGAAGCGGCTTCTACTCCGGCAAGTCCGGCGAAGTTCCTCGCAAGGTGTTGCTGACGTCATACTCGTCTCGATACGACCGAGATCGACCCGTGGACGACGATGTCCGCGATGGTATGAGGATTTCGCGGAAGCGCTCTGACCACGATTTGGAGCGCTACGATCGCAGAAAGGGTTTAGGCTTGGGGTTTGGGCCTGATAGGCACGGTGAGAGGAAGGGGCACGGTGTTGATTTCGCCGAAAGAGATGGGTACAGCGGAAATCGCGGGTTTACCCACCGATCAGATGGCTTTTCTGGCCCAAAGAAGGAGTTTCCGAAGGGATTTCGTTCGGAGAGGGATAGGTCGAGGCGTGAAGGGAGCACTTCATCGTCCTCTTGGCAGAGATTTGGGAATGTGAGCAAAGAAGTTGACGAGAGCAGAAGTATCAGGGCTGGATTTGTggatgagagggagaggaaggcGCTGAGGGATGTGAAATCTCCTACGTGGTCGAAAGATTCAGGAAGTGAGCAATCTCGAAGAGGTTTTAGAGATGGAAAAGtgagggagaaagagaaggaCAAGTCACCTAGCGTGTCAAAAGGTGATTCGGGTAGTGAACAGCAGTCTAAGATGAGGTCGCCGCCGAAAAATCCTGAGGCCGGAAAGGTTAAggcgaaggagaaggagaagtcCCCGAGCTGGTCGAGTGGGAGGTCGAGGAGTGTGGAGACCAAGAAACACGAGGAATTGCTAGCTGAGAGTGGGAGTAGTAGTGAAATGGAGGAAGGAGAGCTGGAACCGGAAGTGGCCGGTAAACTTGGATTGGCTCCTGAAGTTGGGAATGAAGGTAGCCCCAAAAAGGCTGTTCAGTTGGAGTCTGATCATAGGCAAGTTGTAGAGAGTGAGGGTAGAGCTGAGGTTGCTGAAGAAGTCGGGAAGTCTCTTTGTGATGATGGGAAGGAGTGCCCTGAAGGAAGTCCAGTTGAGGAGAAGAGGGAACATACAGTCAAGGCCTTTCAAGATCATCGAAAGATTTCAAATGACGAGATGAGTGGGAGTAATGGTGAGGAAAGTGAAACTGAATCTGATAGTGCCATTGTTAAGGATCGGGAGATTCTGAAAGGGGAGGAAGAGAGTTGGGGAGGCCACTTGGAGTCTGCAGAGGAAGTTCTTCATTGTAGGGTTCTTGGGAAGCGCTTACCCGATGAAGAACCTGCTAAACAAGATGAGGGTATTGATATTGAACTCAAAGAAGAAGGTGCAGAATCACAGGAGTTAAAACTGGGAGAACCAGAAGGGTCTGTGTTGCCTGGAGATAAAACCAGCTTGGCTGGAGAAAGTCTTGTGCATAGCTTCAGGGACAAAGGCAAGAGTGTTGCTTTTATGCCAATCGAAGTCGCAGAAGCTGCAGAAGAACGTGCATGGGTTGAAAGAGAATTTAGAGATGTTGTGAGTAGCAGGGACATGGACATGGAAGGGCCAAGCACCAGGGGTTTTGAGTTGTTCTCGAGCTCTCCTGTTAGGAAGGCAGAAAAATCAGATAATTCGGGCATTCCTAAGCAGAAAGATGACAAGCTGGGGATGGAGCAACTTGATCTCTCTCTGAGCTTGCCAAATGTGTTGTTACCTATTGGCGCCACGGGTGACAACACAACTGCTGCTCCCGCTTCCCCTAGCCAATGCAGAAGTGTGCAGTCCTGGTCTACTTTTTGTACTAACTCAGAAGGCTTCACCCAATCAATGTCCTTTTCGGGATCTCAGTCCTTTTTTCACAATCCAAGTTGTTCTCTTACTCAGAATTCAGTAGATTATGAGCAATCAGTGAAGAGTCGCCCTCTGTTTCAGGGAGTTGATTGGCAGGCACTAGCTCAGAACGATGCAAAGCCTAAGGAAATTCCAGTGTATCAAGGATCTTTCAGCAATGGAAATGGCTCTTTTTACCAGTCTCAAGCCGTGCAGGGCAATTCAAATGGTGAGCTCGGTCAAGGACTGAATCTTAAGGTATCAGAGGGAAGCAGTAAAATGCTCAGTGGACTGGACAGGCAACTGAGCTTTAACAAACAGTTGTTGGGAGGGCAGGCAAAGTGTAATGATGATGGCAAGTCCCCTTCGCAGAGTGTTGGATCTCATGATCTGGGGACGAGTTACGGCTTTGATAAGAAACGAGCGGCGAGGGAGAAACATGGTGGTAGCTTATACAGGAGTGGTAGCCAAAAGGAGCGCGATCAGCTGTTGATGGGTGGAAGTGGAACTGAATTTGTTGAGTCACTCATTGAGAAGATAGTTTCTGAACCTTTGTATGAAATTGCAAGGAAATTCCGCGAGATGAGAGAAGAATCTTTGGCATGTTTCAAAGAGAGTATTCGGGAGTTAATGGCTAATAAAGATAAGCAACGGCAACTATTGGCTTTTCGAGAAGCGCTGCAGAACAGATCAGATATAACTATTGAGATGCTATTGAAATGCCATCAAGCTCAACTGGAGATCTTGGTTGCCCTAAAAAGCGGTCTGCCCGACTATCTTCAAGTCCAATCTGGTCTTCCATCGTCCGATCTggctgaaatttttctgaacttAAGATGCAGAAATCTTTCCTGTCGGAATGCTTTACATGTTAATGAGTGTGACTGCAAGGTTTGTGTAAAGAAGAATGGCTTTTGCAGTGATTGTATGTGCCTAGTCTGCTCCAAGTTTGACACAGCAACCAACACATGTAGTTGGGTTGGTTGTGATGTTTGTCTTCATTGGTGTCATGTGGATTGTGCAATAAGGGAATCTTATATCAGGAATGGACATAGTGCAACTGGCACCCAAGGAATGACAGAGATGCAGTTTCATTGTGTTGCTTGCAATCATCCTTCTGAGATGTTTGGATTTGTGAAAGaggtttttcaaaattttgcaaGGGGATGGAGCGTTGAGAATTTTTACAGAGAGCTCGAATATGTCAAGAGGATTTTCCGTGCGAGCAAGGACTTGAGAGGGAGACGACTCTATGAAGTTGCCGATCAGATGCTGGTGAGATTGGCCAATAAAGCTAACCTTTCTGAAGTATACAGTTACATCATGACTTTCCTGAATGGTAATCTTCTATATCAtgactctctctttttcttcttttctgtgaGTGAAGCTTTATTTTGAGAGAAGAATGCAAATGTAAGGGTTAAGGACACATGAGTAAACTGTAAAGAAAAATATAGTTTTTTTCTGCATGTTCATGTTCATTTAAAAATTATGGATGGCTATGATTTACTGTTTCTAGTTGGATTATTTTCTGATGGAtggtatactgcctcaatgcATTTCTTGTCTATTTCAAATGCGAAGGTTTTGTGGTGAATCAGATAGGTGGACTCAGATAGGTGGACTCGTGCATTATTTAAATCCATCCCAGAATATTTCAAGCTTATTTTGCTCTCCCCCACCTTTCTAGGCTGGTTCTTGCTTTTGTTTCAAGAGTCATATAACTTTTCCTGAATTAGTAGTACtcgtttgacccaaaaaaaaaaaaaagaattagtagTACTCGTtctg is a window from the Rhodamnia argentea isolate NSW1041297 chromosome 8, ASM2092103v1, whole genome shotgun sequence genome containing:
- the LOC115756542 gene encoding protein TAB2 homolog, chloroplastic, whose protein sequence is MAGLSFNPTRVRTPPLQLHQPISNFASFPNFTDFPHRTPRGLAKNQRLLLRFQLNSVSQSSVSAEKELELNEEEKGQEDDDPTAELSYLDPETDPESISEWELDFCSRPILDIRGKKVWELVVCDNSLSLQYTKYFPNNVINSITLKEAIVSVSDELGVPLPEKIRYFRSQMQTIITKACKELGIKPVPSKRCISLLLWLEERYETVYTRHPGFQKGSKPLLALDNPFPMELPENLFGEKWAFVQLPYSAVCEEISGLDTRYVFGSGLDLDLLGIEIDDNTLIPGLAVASSRAKPLAAWMNGLEVCSIEADTGRACLILSVGISTRYVYATYKKTPVMTSEAEAWESAKKSCGGLHFLAIQEDLDSDDCVGFWLLLDLPPPPV
- the LOC125316372 gene encoding uncharacterized protein LOC125316372, which codes for MASFYLHHHYFRSRSTPIQELKSGDCSKHIITVSCLGHDREHDDPTTQKPKKEKQSKKPTFAGIIDGFEKIGKGFKQNLSPQRKGDWKDLTLMSLSFAVYVYISQKIVCAYYAWVSMPKQPW
- the LOC115756540 gene encoding protein OBERON 4, translated to MKKLRSSDDLDYYGDKNICKDSTSNRSSSTSHRSGFYSGKSGEVPRKVLLTSYSSRYDRDRPVDDDVRDGMRISRKRSDHDLERYDRRKGLGLGFGPDRHGERKGHGVDFAERDGYSGNRGFTHRSDGFSGPKKEFPKGFRSERDRSRREGSTSSSSWQRFGNVSKEVDESRSIRAGFVDERERKALRDVKSPTWSKDSGSEQSRRGFRDGKVREKEKDKSPSVSKGDSGSEQQSKMRSPPKNPEAGKVKAKEKEKSPSWSSGRSRSVETKKHEELLAESGSSSEMEEGELEPEVAGKLGLAPEVGNEGSPKKAVQLESDHRQVVESEGRAEVAEEVGKSLCDDGKECPEGSPVEEKREHTVKAFQDHRKISNDEMSGSNGEESETESDSAIVKDREILKGEEESWGGHLESAEEVLHCRVLGKRLPDEEPAKQDEGIDIELKEEGAESQELKLGEPEGSVLPGDKTSLAGESLVHSFRDKGKSVAFMPIEVAEAAEERAWVEREFRDVVSSRDMDMEGPSTRGFELFSSSPVRKAEKSDNSGIPKQKDDKLGMEQLDLSLSLPNVLLPIGATGDNTTAAPASPSQCRSVQSWSTFCTNSEGFTQSMSFSGSQSFFHNPSCSLTQNSVDYEQSVKSRPLFQGVDWQALAQNDAKPKEIPVYQGSFSNGNGSFYQSQAVQGNSNGELGQGLNLKVSEGSSKMLSGLDRQLSFNKQLLGGQAKCNDDGKSPSQSVGSHDLGTSYGFDKKRAAREKHGGSLYRSGSQKERDQLLMGGSGTEFVESLIEKIVSEPLYEIARKFREMREESLACFKESIRELMANKDKQRQLLAFREALQNRSDITIEMLLKCHQAQLEILVALKSGLPDYLQVQSGLPSSDLAEIFLNLRCRNLSCRNALHVNECDCKVCVKKNGFCSDCMCLVCSKFDTATNTCSWVGCDVCLHWCHVDCAIRESYIRNGHSATGTQGMTEMQFHCVACNHPSEMFGFVKEVFQNFARGWSVENFYRELEYVKRIFRASKDLRGRRLYEVADQMLVRLANKANLSEVYSYIMTFLNESDPARCDKTLASGIERGKGVNNVAGTSQDMSWVTAVVAEKVPFQGERVSSTIPSPNRGRSDKHVLELELQRNDKKEPLFDELESIVRIKQVEAKMFQNRADDARREAEGLKRIAMAKNEKVDEEYTARIAKLRLPEAEELRRQKFEELQALERAHREYLNMKIRMEADIKDLLLKMEATQRNLAL